A segment of the Manihot esculenta cultivar AM560-2 chromosome 13, M.esculenta_v8, whole genome shotgun sequence genome:
gaaatccctttttaatttggcttgtgattcctcttttgatattgaatttaattgcaactggaattccttaggcgagaaactctttcgtggctcttggaattgtgttggtagtgatttagttggatttggacttctgaaaattcgaaattcggttccctgctgttttcccacctctgctgtcaaggtgatttgggcagatcacttggtcgatctgccccaatcgctttctgggattcagtccagtttctgtctctgtctctgcgagtgatttggccagtctctgcgagtgatttgggcaaatcactttgacccagtcacttttccagctttttcttcactttttctccaattttccaatttcttccttttctgtgaaaacataacaaaaacacaaattaagctagaaaaatgtgtaaataaacagtaataaatataataaaaatgtggctaaattatacttgatcaatgagccataggcactcctccccttgagctagcttttggggtaagTTAGGTCtggtccaaatttaacatggtatcagagcctcccatccgatgttgggcctaTGTTGGCCTCtcataaatatgtcacgcaccagtaaaaattctgggcgtgagggggcgttgaatcccacatcggttgtggaaaggggtaatgtgccccttatatgggccattggcactcctcccccttgagctagcttttgaggtgagttaggctggtccaaatttaacatggtattagagcctcCCATCCGATATTGGGCCTATGTTGGGTCTCCCATAAATATGTCAtgcaccagtaaaaattctgggcgtgaggggggTGTTGAATTCTACATcgattgtggaaaggggtaatgtgccccttatatgggtcataggcactcctccccttgagctagcttttggggtgagttaggtctgGTCCAAATTTAACACTTTTCATACCCACCAGTCCTAAGAAAAATGTAGAGGACAAGAACAATGATAAGTGATACCAGTTGTCGaaaccgtcaaaaataaacctattaacaaTCAACAAaaagaacttgtagatagtggcaatagggtcgaactacagggatttgacactaaggaCTCTCCTAACTATGACTTAGgcaaatcaataataaaagtaaaataaagagGGGAGTTTGTTTTTGATGATAGTAAACTATAATTAAGACTGAAGtaataaaagaaagcaataaacaaaagatgagtaaatcaatggtaaaaggactctagttgaagtataagatccatttcagtttaaaattgatcattgatgctttgatatttctatttatttcaataaattagtttaggttgtagAAGACGCTtttcacaaccaaattcctccttaattttagtttgattaggaaacgttcgctaatcaaacactagttaacaagttgccaaggaatgtccttggggttCTTCACTTTTCAACTCTTAACtccattaagagatagagaaacctaattctaacgtTGTCAACCGCGTGGTtaagttagatcatgcaaccaattgttatttgtgttcaaataatctaagcaattacggacctaaattatttaaactaacaatatattacctatgtaattaaaagcaatgggcccttattgattctaatagcaagGCAATAATAGACATAaagaacaagttgcataaatattgaaaaatagaagttttaacaatggagttttaaatcttctAATTCATAACAAACTGAAATTtctcaaacttcaactagagacaagggtttttagccactcatggtagacaaagaacacataaaagagaaaagaagaaaaaggagagagaGGTGCTATCAAAAATTCTGATATCTCCTTGTTGGTTGCTGACCCTTTTTATAAGTGAGAAGTCATAATCCTTCTTAGAGTTAGAATCCTATTTTGTCTTGGTCTTTGATggtctttttatttcttctttatCTTGTATTCTAATATGAATAGATCTCCTTTAGTGTAGGACTCCCTTTGATGCGGTTTTTGTGGTGTCATATGACTGGTCTTGGCGtatttgaagtaggataggactctAAAACGTTTGAATctttgaatttttacttttcccGCGCTTATGTATTTTCTTGCTGAAGACAGTTGATttggcagtgatttgggcaaatcacttgctcaaATCGTTTCCGCGAGTCACCTCCGGGTTTCTGTTTCAGCTTTCTTCAGGTGATTTGACCAGCGATCCGGGCAAATCGGCTTGGCCATATTAAGTCTTGTAGGTTAGCTTCTTCTTCCTGTAGCTGCCTTTGGCATTCTTTGAGGCTTGATTTGGCAAAATCATTTCAGCCAAATCAGTTTTCCAGCATTTCAAGCTATTTTTCtccaaattttcatttttctcattttctgcaaaaatattgtaaaaacataaattaagataggaaaattcatatttaaacagtaataataataagaaaaatgtggctaaattatgcttgatcaataagcttttccttttcctctttctctctctcactcGTAGTTTGATATGAGCAATTAAATAACTTCAATGATGATGACTTGAGGCTTTTAACCTTTTTTCGATCTTTTCTGGTTTTATTTGCTATTTCTAATTGAGATTATAGtttaagtaattattttattaattggtGAATATCCTCTATAGTTGAAATGTAACATCTAGGTAATGTTTAATTGCGATCTTGGGATGTTTAACCAAGTTGGCATCTGCAGGACTTGACCAGAACGCCAAAATATCTTGTAACGTTCACTGTTGGTTatgatcagaaaaaaaatatCGATGCAAATGTTAAAAAGGTGAGCTTGTGCTTTCACGTGTGCATTCATGACAACTTCTACATGTTCATGTATCTTAATTTTTGTCTCTTGCAGTTTTCAGAGAACTTCACAGTCCTTCTATTCCATTATGATGGGCGGGTTAGTGAATGGGATGAATTTGAGTGGTCCAAGCAGGCAATTCATGTGAGTGTTCGTAAACAAACGAAGTGGTAAGGACCATCTGTGAACTTGAGGTCACAGGTTAAGGTTTAATAGCATGAAATATCAGTGGTTTCTTTGCataatatttgtaatttaaGTTCTGAATTTTGGTTCCTAGGTGGTACGCCAAGCGATTTCTGCATCCTGATATTGTTGCGCCATATGACTACATATTTATCTGGGATGAGGACCTGGGAGTTGAGCATTTTAACGCAGAAGAGTGAGTATTGGATATAAAATAACacgatttttatttgttttttaaatgGACTAAAAGctttgttatgttttatgcttttcCAGGTATATAAAACTAGTGAAGAAGCATGGCTTGGAGATTTCACAGCCCGGTTTAGAACCTAACAAAGGTTTAACCTGGCAGATGACAAAGAGAAGAGGTGATCAGGAAGTTCACAAGTAAGCATGATAGGATAACTATTTAaccctttttttttcaaaataataataactatgGTATTTTTGGACAAATTTTTGAATCTCTTCACTGAATTCCTTTCAGAATAACAGAAGAGAAACCAGGCTGGTGCACTGACCCACACCTACCACCCTGTGCAGCGTATGAACTTTTAACCATCTGTGTTGTCATCATTGTAATATACATTTGGATATCCATCGTGCTTCACCATACAATGGCGTGCAAAATGCTTAACGAGTTTGTCTTCTTGTTGATACAGTTTTGTTGAGATCATGGCTCCCGTGTTTTCACGAAATGCATGGCGCTGTGTGTGGCATATGATTCAGGTACATAAACATAGTGCTAGCCTTAATCCTACTATAACTAGTTAGACCtccctttctttctcttttccttttcctgTTACTGTATTTCAATGAACTTTTGATAATCATAAACTGAAATTTGCAGAATGACTTGGTCCATGGATGGGGTCTTGACTTTGCCCTTAGAAAATGTGTAGAGGTTAGTgatcttcttctgcttctatCTTTGAcaaatgtttttaaaattcatttcttACTGTTGTAGTCATAACTAAACTTTTCTATGAACTACTTATCTTGAAAACAGCCTGCTCATGAGAAGATAGGAGTTGTAGATTCTCAGTGGATTATTCATCAAACTGTTCCCTCACTTGGCAACCAGGTAAAGGGATATATCCGACACCATGGTCAATTTTCTCTTCCATCCAAATATGCTGGAACTAAGTACTCACTTGGTTACTTTTGCTAGGGTGAGTCGCAAAACGGGAAGGCACCATGGCAAGGGGTATGTAAACCAAAATTTTCACTTGACTATCTTCCTTTTTGAAGCTGTATTTATGGATCCCTACCCATTTTTCTCTCTGGTGACTAGCTTTCTTGTTGAAGCATCACAAGGGGCAGGGAAATCAAACTCTGGTCACCAGAGGATTCCCATATATACTTTGCGAAACATTACAAGTTAGCTTGTGTAGAACTGGAGCATGTAATTGCAGATGGAAAATTGTTATTTTCATTAACCAGTTCATGAATGAAATACATTGAGCTGTTTCTAATGATGGCAGGTGAGGGAGAGGTGCAGGAAGGAGTGGACTATGTTCCAAAACCGGATGACAAACGCGGAAGATGCATATTTTAGATCAAAGGCAATTGAATCTTCCAATTCCACGGCTCATTAGAGGAACAGCAAGCACAGAAGCTGAGTGTACACAACCATCTCTACTTCACATAACATCTGTAGACTGTAATCAAAACAGTTACTTATTTACTAATTGCAGGTTTTCACCTCTGAACCATAATGCATCCTAAAAcccattttccttttttttcccctttgtaaattatttttgttcTGTTCCCTCATTTCTTCATCTTAATCTTGtgttttcaaataattttttcatggttgtttcttGATGTAAGTTAGTATTTTTCTTGTCATTTTGGTGAAAGGAATATGCAGATATCCACCAGCACTCAGTTTTAATGTGGATATGTGGTATAATGTTCTTGTGACTTGAAGATTATGGAATATCTCCGAATAATACTGGAGTCAGAATTCGAGATTTCAAAGCTGTAGAGACGATTATAGCACCATTACATTTTACACCGTAGCTGCTTTTCGAAATTATGAAACCTGATGTTGTAATAATTTTTGTTAAGAACTCCATCCCTGTGTGCAAAATTTTCCGTGGCATATGGAGTAGATTGGGTTCATTCTGGTGGTAAATCATTAGTTCGGGTCTAAAATTTAGGGAAATAatcaattttgaaaatttaaaattaatatctatatcaTAACTTGGAACTAAGCTTGCGTTGACAGTGAATACCATATTCCATGCACGTCTTCTTGTCTCTCAGAGTGCCAAATCTCCATTcaccaactttttttttttttttcatcttttatGATAAAAAAGAGTTTGAATT
Coding sequences within it:
- the LOC110629947 gene encoding uncharacterized protein LOC110629947 isoform X1 encodes the protein MGVLSRSMVSRKPNETTRLIITTFLGVAFGFFIGVSFPTLSLSKLNISSTLIPSVDLSYIDTRKLSVSTEMASNSWYSRKSSSNDATQVQNLNGTSKIWIPSNPQGAERLPSGIIAAESDFYLRRLWGNPNEDLTRTPKYLVTFTVGYDQKKNIDANVKKFSENFTVLLFHYDGRVSEWDEFEWSKQAIHVSVRKQTKWWYAKRFLHPDIVAPYDYIFIWDEDLGVEHFNAEEYIKLVKKHGLEISQPGLEPNKGLTWQMTKRRGDQEVHKITEEKPGWCTDPHLPPCAAFVEIMAPVFSRNAWRCVWHMIQNDLVHGWGLDFALRKCVEPAHEKIGVVDSQWIIHQTVPSLGNQGESQNGKAPWQGVRERCRKEWTMFQNRMTNAEDAYFRSKAIESSNSTAH
- the LOC110629947 gene encoding uncharacterized protein LOC110629947 isoform X2 translates to MVSRKPNETTRLIITTFLGVAFGFFIGVSFPTLSLSKLNISSTLIPSVDLSYIDTRKLSVSTEMASNSWYSRKSSSNDATQVQNLNGTSKIWIPSNPQGAERLPSGIIAAESDFYLRRLWGNPNEDLTRTPKYLVTFTVGYDQKKNIDANVKKFSENFTVLLFHYDGRVSEWDEFEWSKQAIHVSVRKQTKWWYAKRFLHPDIVAPYDYIFIWDEDLGVEHFNAEEYIKLVKKHGLEISQPGLEPNKGLTWQMTKRRGDQEVHKITEEKPGWCTDPHLPPCAAFVEIMAPVFSRNAWRCVWHMIQNDLVHGWGLDFALRKCVEPAHEKIGVVDSQWIIHQTVPSLGNQGESQNGKAPWQGVRERCRKEWTMFQNRMTNAEDAYFRSKAIESSNSTAH